The Cryptomeria japonica chromosome 6, Sugi_1.0, whole genome shotgun sequence genomic interval AACATTGCAAGAATGGTATGCCAAAAAAGAGATTGACCAACCTTACATTTCCTTGTCACAATACCAACCCCCACCACccaaatttaaaaatccaaaagaTATTTCATCGATTACTAATGAATTCTTTTCTgagcaaaaaaaaaaatgtgtaaaGGCCACTATCACAAAAATCCACTTGGACAACTTTTACTACCTTTCTTGTCCCTGAGTGGTGgacaaaaaaaaatataagaaaaaagttgttgagagctcacCAAACACATATCAATGCCCAAAGTGTTCTACTTTTATCTCAGAATGTGATTTTAGCTACATGCTTAAAATGGACTTGCAAGATGCAACAGGGGAACTTCTAAAAGTTATTGCATTCGACGGACCATCAAATGAGTTGTTGGGTGTTGGAGTAGAAGATTTTCAACTTCTACTAGCAGAACCTAATGCGGCAAAACCCATTTTGGACAATGTTGTTGATTGTCAATTTCTCTTTGATATCAACATCAAAATGGTTCCATTTGCCGGCCAAGAAACACAGAACGTTACTATTATGGCCATTAAGCTTGCTTAAAAGTTACTCTAAACACTTCCTCTCAAGGGTGCTATCCAGTTTGCTTATCTTTTTCGATAATATGTATTTCATTTCTCCATCAATGTAAATATATTTTCCCTCAAACATATATAGCAAGATAGCTTATATTATTTTCCTATATTTAAAGATGTAAATAAACATCTTTTTATACACCCAATGTGTGTTCTACTTAGACAtgttatttcaaatttttattttacatttatataaattaaaataatttttttcaaatgaAACACCTAATTGTATCTCATAATTGTCTCTATGAATGGTTTGACATAtccttttttattatattttttaaaagattacCCTTGTTAATTATAATTATTCCTTAACATTTACTAAAATTGACATTgcaaaattattttgaaaaaataagATTAGTATGTGGCAAGATATTTGACCTCCAATTAACACGCATATGAACATATGCTATGTTAATATGATAAATATGTTTATTTTTTTCTCCTCACAATTTATGTCATAAGTATCTTGATGAATGGTTTTACATGTTGTTTCAAATTATGTTTGCATTTCTTTTTCTATGTTTATATTACTCAACTACTCTTGCAAATAGATAAATGTCTTCATTTTGTATTACATTGATATTGctatatatttatatttgaaaaaaaaaattatccacatATAGACCACATTCCTTTGGTGCTCAACAGACCATGCCCTGGTCATACAAATTGATACAATGCAAGAGAAGCGTGCTCATCAAAATGAAATGCAACAAGCAAGGTACCATGGAAGGAAAATTATTATTAACAAAAGAAGGCGAAAGACCCAACACACAAATCTTGAGCAAGCCTCTACATCCATATTTTCTTCTTCCCAATATCCAACAGAACTACAAACACATGTGCCTCGACTTGAACATACAAGTCAACCTATCCCAATAGGTCAGATGCATACCCCCCCAAATTTCTCACAAAATTATTGCAATGCTAGAAACAAATTTCGCTCGAAGTTGGACAAACTTTCAAAGTTTTCAACATGTCTAGTTTGCATGGAAAAATATCCAGGAATTAAAACAAGACAACAAAATGGAATTAATACTTGTTACAGATGCACATCAGAAAAAAATGGACATCGCTTCTCAGAATGGAACAACATGGACCCCGGTGGACAACCACATTGTTTGCAAATACTAACTCAAGATGAGGAGATGTTGATAGCAAGGGTTAGTCCATGCAAGAGGGGGGCAACTCAAATATAGTGGACACACTATTTCTTTTCCTCAAGATATTTAAGCAATTGTATCCCACTTGCCTAGACGTGTAGATGGATTGGGCATAATAATGGTTAACAAGGAAACCAATAGGCAACAACAATACAACTTCTATGTAAGTAGAGGACGTGTTTATGATGCATTGCAatataagatatcatatgacccatACTACAAAGATGTACAAGTAGATGTCACAACATTAATATCCTTACCCCTTAACCCCACAGACATATCTAACCTTCTATATGCAACAACTTCAAATCCAGATCCCATTGATATGAGCTTCATGTAAGAAAATAGTATAGAAGATGATCCATTTGAAGAGAATTTGGAAACAACTACTTCATTTTTGGCTAACCTTCCACCGTCATGCAGAGAAGTCGAAGAAGTACGCTCCTTACTACAACTAGGCAAAGGAAGACCACCTCCTATAATCCAATGGCCACCCATCTCCCCATCTCCCATAAATGAATACAAAACTGAAGGATTATTTGTGATGTCATTCCCCACTTTGTTCCCAAAGGGTACATCTGCATTCAAACAACCACGTCTCAAAGATGTTAAGCTACATGAGTATGCTCTCCATCTCCTGCGATACCATGATAACAGGTACGGACAACACCCATGATTTAGGTACTTTATATTGAATAAAATTATGCGGCATCGAAGTCAAGCCACATCTTCTATTTTTGTTCAAAAGCAACTCCATGATGAACTACCTGCAACAATTGGTGCCCTTCGTCAAAGATTAAAGGACTTGCCTGATGACAAGCTTGTTGATCAACTTATGCGTTTTAGCTCCTCAATTCGTGGTACGAAACCATTCTGGAACCAATGCAAAAGGAACTTATTGATATGGTCATTCAGATTGGTTGCCCAACACTATATTTCACACTTAGTGCAACAGATACAAAATGGCTAGACTTACATACAATCATGCCATCCACCACACCAACAAATCCATATGCAGCTTCAAAGTGGAGGTTACAAAATATAGTTCAAAACCCCCACCTTACTGCACTCTACATACATCATAGATTCACAACGTTTCGTTCTGAGGTCTTGGAAAAACTACTTGGCGCAACTGACTACTGGTACAGGTATGACTCTGCCaagttttaaatttaatatttaagtcTTATTATTTTTTAGTCTAAACACCTTAATTTTTAGGTATGAGTAGCAACATAGAGGCTCGACACATATCCATGGTTTCGTTTGGCTACAAGAAGCATTAAACATTGATAAAATGCAGTGGAATCACATTCCATCAATACAAAATGCACTATAGTACATTGATAGATATGTCTCTGCATGGAATCCACGAGCACTGGACCTCAGAAACCAAACATTCCATAGATCAATTATTGATGACCCTTGCTTGATGGACACAACAATGATTCAATCAAGTGATGCTTCCAATGACTATTGTAAGTTGGTCAATTGTGTTCAACGACATACAAAGTGTACTACCCAATCTTTCCTCAGAAGAAAGGGCACAACTCTTCTATGTTGTTACAAAGCCCCTTGGACCATTCAAGAAAATTCTACTCTTTCAAATGTTGAAAATGGCCAACCAAAACGCACCCCTGCTCGTAATGATGACCGCCTCAATCTTCACAACCCATTCATACTTTCTATATGGAGGGCCAATGTCGATTGTCAACCTGTTCTCTCCATAGATGCTGTGATcaaatatattgcaaaatatgcagCTAAAGCTGAAAACAAATCTGAGACATATCATCAAATGTTGTCTCGCATTTCAACTAACTTTGAGCCTGATAAACCAACTCCTAATGATTTTCGAAAAATGCTTCTAGAGAACCTTATTGACCGTGATATAGGAGCTCAAGAGACTTGTCACCTTTTACTAAAGCTACTACTATCCCTCTCTAGTAGAACATTTGTTTCtttaaatgtgaaccaaaaaaaCTTCCAACGTGTTTCAATCTCCCGCACATGAACAACCACTTATCCAAACTATATTGCAACCTACATGGAAAGGCCTATACATCTAGAGAGAATGTGTCTTATTGATGTAACTAAAAAATGGCCATTCAATGCATCTCGAAAACGCGATCAATGGAAAGAGCGAACCAATCCTGTAATAGTTCTAGTATCCCCGAGATTCACATCCATACCTTCAAAGGAGGACAAATATTTTCAAGCATTTTGTTGGAGTGAACTAATACTATACCATCCATTCTGCAACATTCAGATGGATTTTGGCTCTTCagatgatgaaatcaaagcacAATGGGAGAGGTTCTCCAACAACTACCATCCATGGCATGTACGTCAAACAACCTCAACAACAATGGAAGAAAGTGATACTAGCACTCCTTCAAGCAAGCCTGAACAAATACAACAAGACTTCCTTACTGAATGGCAAGCCTTTTCAACTTTATACCTAGGACTTcctattcaactggatgaacttgatATGCTTGGCCAACGTGAAATTGACTTGAGCCATGATTGGGGAAAACACCACATACCCACACAACAAAAAGTTGTAGCTACTACTTTCATACACTCCAATCAGACAACATTTCAATCCCACCATGTTTACAATCAACAAGCCCCATATGCCTTATCTATACAACAACAAAGGGCATATGATTTGGTTATTAGACATCTACAGCACAATACTTTAAAGCCACCACTAAAGATTATTGTTCAGGGAACTACAGGCACAAGAAAGTCTCACCTGATAACAAGCATCAAGTCTACAATGATGAGATTGGCACCACCGGGGCAATCACCACTACTACTCCTCGCACCAACAAGTGTTGTAGCATTCAACATACAAGCTTCAACAATCCATTTTGCCCTTCGAATTCCAATCAAAGAAATGGTCCCCCTACAAGGACAAACACTTGCCAACTTCCAAGAAAGCATGTACTTCATTCATTATattctaatagatgaaatgagcttcattggtaGTAGGTTAATACAATGTATTGATATGAGGTTGCGTGAGGCATTCCCTACACATAACCAAATCCCATTTGGAGGACGCTCAATCATACTATTTGGTGAGTTGTGCCAGCTACCACCTGTCAAGGACATTCCGATGTATGCTTCAAATTCTTATGGAGGGACACTATGGCGTACCttcacaacaattataaaattggATAAAATATTCTGACAAATTGGAGAGCAACCTGCACAAATTGCTTTTCGTGAACTCCTCTCAAATTTGCAAAATGCAACACCTACTATTGAAGATTGGCAACTTCTAATGTCTCGATCAAGTTCATCACTCACCTCTGCATAACAATCTATTTTCTTACCATCCAAACACCTTTTCGCAACAAATGAAATGGTGTCATTGCATAATAAACGCATGTTGTTGTCTTTAGCAAAACCTATTGCCCTATCTACTGCAGGACGAATGAAGGGATTGGCATGCTCAAATCTTGATGATGAACAACTACAATCAAACATCTTGCTAGTATTGGCCAAGAGGCTATGTTGTCTACAAATCTATGGGTGGAAACATGAATAGTCAATGGTGCACTCAGACAAGTTAGAGAAATTGTGTACAATGATGGTGAACACCCGCCTCAACTGcccttatttgttgttgttcaattCCAAAATTACACAAGCCCAACTTGGGATCACAATAACCCAACAAATATACCTATACAACCAATAAGTCGAGGTCTTCGACGCTAGATGCCACTAAAAATGGCATGGGCCTTAACAATACACAAATCACAAGGACTCACACTTCAAAGAGCAACAATTGACATTGGCAACATTGACCACCAAGGGATGACATTCACAGCTATTTCAAGAGTTCATGATCTTACAAGCCTTCGCATTCACCCTGCCTTCACATTTGAAAGGTATGCACGAATGCAACAAAGTCCACATGTCACTCGACGCAAAGAAGAGGAGGCACAGTTGAAGATATTATCAGATGCACAATCCACTATAAGATCCATTTGAGGTTTGTTCCTTCTATTCTTAGTAATTTTCTTATATTATTCATACCATTCAATCTTACCACATTTCTCAAATTAAACTACTCTCTTTGACAAATTTTAGGTGTTTTGTAAATGTCCAAGACATGTTAAAAACAATGCTTCTAATTTTGATCTCTAAAAGGTAACTTATTAAACTCAATCAAGTTACACAAATTCAATTTGACAATTTTTCTTTTGCATAGTTCTCTATAATATAGCATGATTCAATTACACTATTCTCTTTGACAAATTTCAGGTGTTTTCAAAAACCGTTTCTATAAAGTGTGATATCAACTGTGCAACTATGTAACCTATTATAGGGAACCTATAAATGAAGAAGTTATGCAAGTGTTTTTTGCAAATCCTCTTTCAACATTTTAAGTGCATTTTATGTATAGGTTCCAACTAATTTAAACAAAAAGTTCAATTACacaatgtttttaattaaattctccacTTTGTAAATATCTTTGGTAAAGCAAATTAGTAATTAGTTTGAATTTGAGCTGGTTCCAACTAATTTAAACCAAATGTTCAATTCCACAATGTTTTTTATTAAATTCTCCACTTTGTAAATATCTTTGCTAAAGCAAATTAGTAAATAACGAGAATTTCAGCTGCTTCCAACTAATTTAAACCAAACGTTCAATTCCACaatgttttaaattaaattctCCACTTTGTAAATATCTTTGCTAAAGCAAATTAGTAAACAACAAGAATTCGAGCTGCTTCCAACTAATTTAAAGCAAATGTTCAATTCCacaatgtttttaattaaattctccacTTTGTAACCTTtctgattttttggcaaaatttggtTGTTTCGCATacacattgcacaccaaggtgcaattgctagttaataTTATCATTGTCATCATCTTATTCACATTTATGGATTTTTTTGATAAGTTTTTAATCAAAATTTATTAACTAAAATCTATTTTAATCCAACCAAATATAacaatattttcttgatatttgataaaaacaaaatatataaaaagaatTTAACTcctcaaaataaatttaaaaaaataatatgaacatgaaattttaactttttaaaaaaatgtaagaaatttatcatccaacaaaaaaaaaacagtGCTGAAAACAATAATCCTCCATAAATGGAAGCGTAAAACAAAGGCTAATTGATCCTATAACAACTGAACAATTGTAAAACCAATCTTCTAAAAGCAGAAACATCTTAACTTACTCAAGAGGTTGTTAGAATGGGTGGTGGATGTGGAAGTAAAATGATATCTGGTTGTTACAATGGTTATCTTTGATGAAGATCTCTGACCTAATATGCAGCGACCTTGTGGTGCAGGTGCAATTCACAAATCACCCATCTTTCTAGTATTGGCCCATCAATCCTATTTTAGACTTGGGTTCTAAGAAATCCTGCAACAACCTCCATTAACATAATCCACGCTCCAAACTAACTAAATGGGCCAGTCTCTGGACTGGAGAAAACGAGCTCTTCCCTTCCCTTGAGCTGCTTAAATTAAGGAGCAAAatatgactgtatttttgtctcCACCTCCACAGTTCAAGGCGTTATGAAGATCCATGCAACCATTAATTTAACGTTAATCACGATTTAGATTTAGTTTTTAAAGGATATTTAATGCATCTCTGATTCTTTAGAAAATTCCGGAATCTTCGTTCCATTATTATTCCTAAAGATATTTCAGATCTCACATGCGCCACGTTGAATTTCACGTTGAGAAATCAGGAGTTTGTCTCGGATCATGTGGAACATTATAGCGTGGCAGGCAGGGATTGGGCGGCAATGACGTGGCACCTTAAGAGATTAGTCACTAGAATAATTGGATCATTATCTTGAAATTCAGCCATTCATGAGATTTTACTTTAATGGTTTGTTCTGACTTGGATTTGTTGGTGGGGAGATTGGACCCTCCTAAAGAAAGCTGGGGACACAGAGCCCACAGGAATCAAGTTTGTCAAGGAGGTTAAGTTTCAGTTTTCTTGATGTTGACATTATAAAGGATGAGGTCATGAGATTGAACTTgacaagaaagaaagataaatttattttaaatttgatttttttagccataatgaaaagaaaaagtagacaacattttgaaaaaaaaacatacaCTCAGATAAAATTTAACACACTCTCCAATTGCTCATTTATCAGTTTATACATGTGGAAAGAGGAATTTCAAAACCAATGAAAATCTCTGTAAACTCTTATATTATGCCCATCCTCAGCTAAATCTTCTCATTCCTCCTATCTACAAGATTTGAGAGACCTCCTCCTGCTCACATTCATATAATATTGTGCATGTTGTAATGAGAGCTGATCAGTAGTGAGGCAGGCAGGCCTCCTGCCTCTCATTCACATGATAACTGAACTAGACTGACTATTTGTATATCAAATTGCCCTTCCCCCAATGACATGGGAATTTCTCTAGATAATTGAATGCCATAGaagaaagaaacaaatgatcaactAATCTGCAAAAAGAATACATGACAAATGAAATTTGATTCTAAAACCTTCTCTTAGTTCCATCAACAACCAGCCCACTTCCATTTCCTCACATCTTACCACCTTCTGTATATTTGAAAGAAGCAAATCCTGCTACTAATTTTGTCTTGTCTCCTGTGTTTTTTCCcaattgaattttgaattgtgctTTCCTGCCCTTCCAGAACCTAAAAATTGTACAAGGGATAGGGAATTGGGTTCTCAACCTCAGCTAAGTTGCTTGGAGTCTTGTAGTGTTGTATGAAGTAAGTATCATCATCAGAAACAAAATATGAGTGGTGGTGGTCTTCCAGTGCTTTTTCTgcatccccatcctcatcatccccatggTCTGAAAATTCTATCTCCTCCTCAGAATCTTTCAAGCCATGGCGTAGTATTGCCATCTCCTTCTGCCTTCTCATCTCAATGACTTTTCTGTGAGAATTGGAGTGTTTGGTGGCAACAAATGTGGGACTTGCAGCAGGTCTGTATTCTGGCACAAGTCTACCCGATTTGAACCTGACACCACAAGCATTGCACAATGTTTTGGGCCCCATGGGACCTGTTCTCCACTGTGGTGTTTTCACTGTTGCACAATGCATACATTTCCTCATTGGCAGCACCTGCTGTTCTTGTTTAATCTTCTTTTGAAATATCCCCATTCCCTGGCTGGTCTTAACCGCTGGTTTCTTTGTGGGCAATGAGGACTCTGCAAAGAAATCTGAGTCAGAGGATAATGCAGAAGTAGTAGGGGTGGATCCATTCTCTAATGCAGTAGAAGCTGAGCAAGTAGGGGAAACTATGCGGGAAGACCAGTTACAAACAGGTGGTCTTGATCTTTTGCTGCGGGCACGCCCTGGCACAGGAGTTTCTGGACTGAAACCTGGTGTGGGGGTTTTCCTGGTACTGGAAGTTGTATCCAACACAGAATTGGGGCTCGTATTCCCATTCCCACACTCTTGTGTTGTATGAGGCCTCAATTGGGTTTCTTTATCTGTTCCCACATTCCCAAAATTAGGAGCAAAGAAAGCTTTAGGCGCTTCTTCTGTCGAGAATGAGTCCTCTACAAAATTTGAGAGCCATTCCAGCTCTGCCAAATCATCACACTGTACCGAAAAAAAAAGAACCCAAAACAATGTCTCAGTAAACACACATCTCAATAATAAAAAACACGTAAAGTTCTCAATCCATTCAATTCAATCATCTGGCTTAGAGCCAGAAATTTATGCAGGTGAAGCAGATAAATCACAATTTGAGGAATTGGATTGAAATTTCTGCTAAATTCTGTATAGACAAAATTGAAATAAGCACACTACCATAAATTCCAGGGAGGCAAAAACCTTAATTAAAGAATCCCTTTCAATCCACAGGGATAAACCTTCTACTGAAGAGAGAACCATTTCAATCAATTAATAGAAGACGCATTTGAAAGACAAACACAATGCAGAACCCAATTGAAAACTGAAAAGAGTCGTAATATGGGACTTGAACTTACTGGAACGCAGAGTTCAGCAGGATTGTTTTCATCAGTTTCCAGAACATTGTAAGTTCTAGAGCTGTTTCCATCAACAGACGAATTGCAGCTGACTGTTTCTGTCATGGTTATAGTGGAGGAATCTGTAGCGGTGCCATAGTTTGGCCAATTAACAGCACTCTCTCCAACAATGGGTCCTGCAATCTCTTCATTGGAGAAGTCCAAGAGATCATCAATGTGAAAAAAGTCTCCTACCTGCACACCAGTCTTGAACTCTGTTATTTTCCCATTAGACTTCCTCCCCTCTATCAGGGGGGCTCCATAGTTTGTGTCATACAGGTAAGTTGGAGCTTCCATCCCCAAACCCAACTGGAGGAATCCACTTCTAGACCGCTACTGAAAAGGCTGCTTCTGCTTCTGCTTCAGCTGCGACCTTTAAATCAATCCAATGATACCTGCATTATACCCAAAACAAAATCAGTACCAATGGAGATAAAACAGCATAATCTCTGTGCCCATTACAGAATTGTGTTGATAGAGCTATATAAGTATAAGAAAGACGTGTTTACAATGACCCCTGTTCTTGTCTGAACCAGAAAGAAAGACACAGtgctcttatcaatcttgttaCAGAAATGACCAGAATTCAAAGACATTGGTAGACAGATTAAGAAACCAGACACTGATTCCAACAATCTCTCCAGCTTAGAGGAAATTTTTGACACATTTTGGCTGCAATGCTGACCCACATTCATATGGTCTCAGCCCAATTCCTAAGTTAGTGTATAGATAAAAAACCCAATACGGGAGTGATGGAAGATTAAGGTAAAATGACCCACCCAATAGCCATGGAAGCCAAGGCAAATGGGTATGAAATGCAGAGAATACTTACTCTATCTGAAGGTGTATGAGGCTGTGAAACAAGGCAGAAAGTCCTTTGGGACGGCCTAACCGAAGCACAGAGGGGGTTAAAGTGAAGGGTGAGAGGTCTTTAATAAGAAACTTTGGGAAGAAGCGAGCACTggcaaaaataaatatattaaaggcTTTAATTGGTGGCAAATCAGAGTTCAACGTGCAAGGAGGGCTTCTTCAACCATCTTAATTCGCGCAAAATGTTACATGCATTGCCTTGAAGTGCTCCTGCTGAATGCAATGTTAACCAACAAATTAATGGGTCGAGATTCTCATGTGATCGCCTGAAATAAATTATTGATTTGTGAATGTGCAACCCATGCAAAGCCACATTCAAAGCTCATAATTGGTTAGTTTTTGCCTTGAACAATGCATACACCATAATAGCCCTTGACCTTAGTTAATTTTTACTCATCTCCAAGCCTAAATGTTTAGGGATTAACTAGAATTGATTCTTTCCATCCACCCACCCACCTCTTTGAGTAGTTGCTAAGCACTAGCTCCCTCATCACCGCTTAATTGTGGGCACACACACTTCTCCTAATTACTACATGTAAATGACAATTAGTCTTCCCTTTTCATTCATACCATTAAGAGTTCAAGGGTAGGGTTTGAGTTTTCCTTTTAAGTTTttgtatttatattttaaatcatttaGATGAGGAAACAATATTATGATAAATTGGAAACAATGCCTCTCATGATGATAGATCATGGAGAATGATCTAAAATGTTAGTGTAAAAAGATCTTACACGATTATCTAAAAGTATTCTTAATGGCTATTATGGATTGTAGTGATATCGTGCCTCTTAATTCTTATCTTTACATCTTTAGTTGTATTCATGAAAACTATTATCCTTGCAATTTCAGTATCTAAATCTCAACAATCTCTAAAttgttttctaatcctttttgtcaTTTCTACATATAATCATATATTAAAATTGATATTGTAACTGAAACAAGATT includes:
- the LOC131071799 gene encoding GATA transcription factor 2; the protein is MEAPTYLYDTNYGAPLIEGRKSNGKITEFKTGVQVGDFFHIDDLLDFSNEEIAGPIVGESAVNWPNYGTATDSSTITMTETVSCNSSVDGNSSRTYNVLETDENNPAELCVPCDDLAELEWLSNFVEDSFSTEEAPKAFFAPNFGNVGTDKETQLRPHTTQECGNGNTSPNSVLDTTSSTRKTPTPGFSPETPVPGRARSKRSRPPVCNWSSRIVSPTCSASTALENGSTPTTSALSSDSDFFAESSLPTKKPAVKTSQGMGIFQKKIKQEQQVLPMRKCMHCATVKTPQWRTGPMGPKTLCNACGVRFKSGRLVPEYRPAASPTFVATKHSNSHRKVIEMRRQKEMAILRHGLKDSEEEIEFSDHGDDEDGDAEKALEDHHHSYFVSDDDTYFIQHYKTPSNLAEVENPIPYPLYNF